A portion of the Magnolia sinica isolate HGM2019 chromosome 17, MsV1, whole genome shotgun sequence genome contains these proteins:
- the LOC131230615 gene encoding secreted RxLR effector protein 161-like: MLECKPIATPMEANARLCSEEGKDLEDATMYRQIVGSLIYLTLSRPDIAYAVGVVSRFMQTPKKPHLEAVRRMLRYVKGTIDLSLLYKKGGACKIVGYCDADYGGDHDTGQSTTGYVFNLGSGAISWCSKRQPTVSLSTTEAEYRAMAMAAQESTWLMQLMRDLHQPDDYPMILRCDNQSAICLAENPVFHARTKHVEEPKSDLGTSSKT, encoded by the coding sequence ATGCTTGAATGCAAGCCAATTGCCACACCTATGGAGGCTAATGCCAGGCTATGTTCGGAAGAAGGAAAAGACTTGGAAGATGCAACTATGTACCGACAAATAGTTGGTAGTCTAATCTACCTTACATTATCGCGACCAGATATAGCTTACGCAGTTGGTGTGGTTAGCCGGTTCATGCAAACACCAAAGAAGCCGCATCTTGAAGCAGTACGTCGAATGCTGAGATATGTGAAGGGTACGATAGACCTTAGTTTATTGTACAAGAAAGGTGGAGCATGCAAGATAGTTGGGTACTGCGATGCTGACTATGGTGGTGATCATGACACAGGACAATCAACTACTGGATACGTATTCAACCTTGGCTCAGGAGCAATCTCTTGGTGTAGCAAGAGACAACCTACAGTATCTTTATCAACCACGGAGGCTGAATACAGAGCAATGGCAATGGCAGCACAAGAAAGCACATGGCTTATGCAGTTAATGAGGGATCTTCATCAACCAGATGATTATCCAATGATATTGCGCTGCGACAATCAATCAGCAATCTGCTTGGCTGAGAATCCAGTGTTTCATGCCAGGACCAAGCATGTTGAGGAACCAAAATCAGACTTGGGAACTAGTTCTAAAACCTAA